The genomic window TTGAAAAATCTGTCTCTGATACGTCCCTCAACTTAATGGAAGTGACGCACTAAATGGAGTACATCAAGCACCCCTTTAAGGTTTAAACAGACTTCATGATATATGACATTAAATGTACtctgtaatgttttaatgagtgAGTCCCCATTAAGTTTGTGTCTTGTGCAAACTGGTGGTTTTCAGGGTGTCAAACATAAGTCTGACAGTTGGTATTGATGGCAGTAATGCATCATAAAaggctgcagaagaagaaaaaacacaaactggtgtaaaaatatccagaaatattttttaaataatgttttctgaGGTAAGGAATGCATTTAACATAATTGTAAGGCCTTAAAGACacaatttgaattttgaatgttaactaaaatatgtttattctcCGGATACCTTTACTGCAGGACAGATAAAACGCTCCACAACTTATGTTGGAGGcatgagaaaatggaaaatcaCCGCCAAGATCAGTTAACAACTCAATTGTTATTAATACTTATGTCAAACAATCCAAGTGATCCTCTGATAAGATGTACAGTTGTGTCCTTTTGGACCCTGGGAAGAGTCACTGTTCCCTTTAAGGTAGCAGTAGTGGatacaagaaaaacatctttgtggaggcaacaaaatgttcttacttGAGTCTGAGATGGCACAAAGCCTTTGAACTCTATGAGCTCATATCAAAACCACTCATCTGAAATATCTTTCCAGAACAGTTGGCTGGGATTAATCCTCCATTAAAAAGGGCCTTGGTGCCTCTTTCTTGCAGTTGCTCTCACCTGACCAGCTCATCTGCACTCTGAAATATCCTCAAACTGCCAAAATCGCAGGCGGCTCCCACTCAGTGCTCTTCCTCACGATGAGGTTTGTTAACTCAGCCTGACGCGGATCCTTCTTAGAAACCCTTTGATCAAGTTAATGCACATAGCGATGATGGCTTGGTCCCTTTGGCTTGTTGCCTCATCTGCCttctcagaaagaaaaaaaaaaaaaacttttaaaagtttacttTCTGGCAGCGTTTGAAGTCCTGCagtgatataaaaacaaatctacTGACATGGCACTCGGCACGCTGCTTTGTTTCAGAGTCGTCAAGGTTTCACCTCAGACGTGCAGCAAAAAGATTTCACgctgttttctctttgtgttgttttatctAATTAACATGTAGTGAGATTTCTTTTATTAGAACAACCTTCTTATTGTTATATGAAACAGATACAGAACTGTTCATAAGAGAtcctcaaaaacaaaatgatcatttaaattTATTGCACTAAATCAAATTGTTATATTAGGTTTTTTTAGTTGAGCCTGGTCCTATAGTCTTgaaattttataatttaaacttaaaaacaagATCTTATGACGTCTCATGGCAACTGATACCTTTAGAGATATAAGAGTTAAATGATGTTTAGTAGACCTGAACTAAAGTTGGTGCTACCGACTATGAACTACTTTATTTCCCTCCTTGGATCAATGAGTTTGATCTTATCTTTATGACAGTTTTATCACATTACAGTACGATACAATGAACAACACTAATTTATGATATTGAGTTACCATCTAGCTGAATGTTGAGTGTTTATACACCAGTAAAAGTGTGTCTGATCTTATTATgaactcttcttctcttcaggTATCCTCGCATCAACAAAGAGTCGCTCCTCCCTGTGTCAACAAACTTGAGTATGACCGGGCAAAGCGCAGAAGGCTGGTACCCTCCAGGTCACGGCGACATCTACGCCAGCTTCTACAACTCCGGCCTGTTGGACCAGCTGATCGCTCAAGGAAAGGAGTACATCTTTGTGTCCAACATCGACAACCTGGGAGCCACCGTGGACCTCCACATCCTGCACCACCTGGTCAGCCAGCCCAACGGCAAGCGATGCGAGTTCATCATGGAGGTGACGGACAAGACGCGCGCTGACGTCAAGGTatgtagaggaggaggaggagcaggaagagaaCTGGGTTTCAGTTTGGAGTTCAAATATTTAGTTATAGTTTTTGGAGTGATACTGTTACattatttgctctgtttctttACATGTGGTCTTGTTCTACATATCAGTTTGTGCTGCGTCATTTTAAAAGGTGTCTTTGTACTAACATCACCAGAACAAATTAACTTGTACTGTGTGTTATATCATGTAAAGAGAGAGCTTCACATTTAAACagaatttgtcttttttgcagAATAAATGGAGATTAATCTCAGTGTTTcattgctgaaaatgaaaattatcACAGTTGTTTCTCACTTGGTCTTATCAGTATTTAGTCATGCAGATATATTTGGTTTCAtgcccaggttttgagatatccaaaaccaaaactatctgcatgcaCCAGACACCACTGGTTTTTTGAAATTTGGGTAAACTGACCCTTTGATTTttcagtggggaaaaaaagctaaaatggCAAAAGGTGATATTAATAATTGAATATATGATGCAGCTGATCTGGTCTGTAAACCTGATCTTATGGATCCTTTACATGCCAACAACCAAGTTCAAAGGCAGGTGTAATAAATGAAGGAGATTCAATGATGCTCAAATCTGTTACTTATTGTCACcagcgattttttttttttaaaatgcagtggCATTATGAAAATTATAATTCTCAGGGAAAACAAAGGCAGTTTCTAGTAACACATGTTATAAAATTGCTGTCTCTGATTTTTCAGGGTGGAACGCTGATCAAGTACGATGGAAAACTGCGTCTGCTGGAGATCGCCCAGGTGCCCAAGGCTCATGTGGACGAGTTCAAATCCGTTTCAAAGTTCAAGATCTTCAACACCAACAACCTGTGGATCTCTCTGGCCGCTATCAAGAGGCTGCAGGAACAGAAGGCGATGGACATGGAGATTATAGTCAACCCCAAGGTGAGTACACGATACAGAACACACAGTCGAACACCGACGTGCGGAACAGTTTCAGTTGTTGATCAGTTTAATATTTACGAAGCCAAAGCTTGTGTAATGAAGAGTATTTGCTGCGGTCAGGTCATGTGGTTTGGATGACAAAGATTCCCACGTTTACGACTTGTTCACGTCATCGGACAACTCAAGACCGCTGAATGATTATAGAGTTGGTCGGAGTGAGTGACGGTTAAAAATACTGCGACTTGacaacatgaaattaaatgtaaatctgagtttaatcACCATGAACGACACATTTGGCAGAAAACTCAGAATCTTAAAATCACGATAACTCTGATACTGACATGAACGTATCTACTGACATTCAATCAGCAAGTAAAAAACAtagaaacaataaacacaataaaacattaaaataaaatacctgTCCCCATAATCAACCCAGTTTCTCTGCATGTCTTTCACTAATGTTTGTACAGTAATGACTCTGAAATATTAAACAGCTGTGAAATGTAGAGTATTAGTTAAGTCATTCAACCACATTATAATGGTTAAGACAGCgtgtttctttcatttctctcatGTTTATGGAGTGTAGTATGGTTCACTGTTGATTCAgatgaataattaataaaagaCATTAGaaataatgtcaaaaaaaatacCAGAAGAGTTTAATTTtagaacacattaaaaaaaacaactatggCTTAAAGTTAAAGCATCTATCACATGTGGAGATACTTACGGTTGGTTATGAaaaaagcagcttcacatcAGAATCCATCAGGACAAATAAGTCTTATCCgtcatttcaacaacaacataaatcCTCTCGTGCATTAGTGAAACTGTATATATGTCCATTCTGTATGACAATCTGGTCTTTATGTCTATTtctcttcccttcccttccccaATAAATTATGGAGGCCatcaaagtgaaatgactcataAATGTCCTTGTAATAATTCGCCATGTATGAGTCTCAAGCCTTGAGGGGGGCCACTTCAAAGAGGGAAGCACACCGGGGTGCtcagatgaaacaaaatagaTTTACTTTCGGTAACGAGCCGACCTCCCAGAATGATATCACCTGTCCTATTTCAGCGCGACGTTAAGAAGAGATATCAGCACCACTCTCCTCTGCAGAGAGCCGCACTTCTGAAAAAATCATAAACCCACATTTTAAAGCCTCTCTGTGTTCACTTTGTTGTCATGTGAGGTTTTTGCATACAAGGGAGCAGAGtcggggggagggggggggcaaaGCAGTTTCAATCCAATCCAGTTTTCTGGTCACCTCTCTGGTGACTCATCTGCCCCACTTGGACTCCAATTGAAGCTGTTTGTgctgagaaagaaaagagtATGTTTGTTTGCGGGatctcacacaaacattttcctTCAAAGATGTAAAAATTTAAAGTTGTCTTTTATTCTACAGAGCAGTTGAGGACCAagtgtgttaaaaaaacatattgtagcagctgcagttttcttacacatttctttttaataaagcAAAGAGTTGTTAAAGAAAAGTGAAGATTTCAAAAAGTATATGTGATATCTTTTCTGATTTGGATTACCCCAATTTTGCATGTCTTCCCTGCACATGTTTATCCTCTGTTGCCTCCCTAAAGCTCTTTTCTTGACGGAGCCGCCCTCTTAAAAGCAGTGCAGCAAACAAATTTGACTTAATGTGATGATGCTGATGTTATTTTGGTTGTTCTCCTCAGGGTATGCAACCCTGTAACCAGCGTAATAAATTCACCGCTGCATCCCAGCTTCATTCCTGATTATTGCTTTCCGGGTCTCTAGATGTAATTTTCTAGCTCTCGGCTACAGAATCGCACACTGTGACATAGAGACTGTTACGTAACTGGTGATAACCGCGCAGAGCTGTGAGGCTTTATGTAAGTGTGTGGTCCCATCTAGGTAAGAGTGCAGCACTAAAACTGCAGAGTTAGAAGGGCCCCGTTCCCATTATAGCCCCCATACATATTGAAATATGTGCAATCGTGGTACTGAGAGGCACTTAAGATAAAAGCAGCCGTGGAGTGGTGAGTGTTACATAAATCCTTCTGATAGCTACACCTGAGACCCAGATCATGATATCATTATATGTTGTTATGTTACCTTTCACTTCCCAAAGTAAAAAAAGGAGTTAACAACGGCCatactagcagctctgtgaggcatTCATAGCAGTTCCTctaatagttgtcaagacattttactcaaaatcacaaatgttaaTGGCataagaggaaaagtcagaggatcagaagtcagtaggattcatcctcttggAATCaagaatatctgtacaaaattacATGACAATCCATATAATCGTtatcaagatatttcagtctggaccaaagtggtggatcgACCAGTATGTCTAAAACTCTGCTGATGTTGCTGAAAACTACTACCACGTTCTGgatgtttgccatttttggaGAAACAAGGTTTTTACCAATAGAGATGACAGTTATTATTGAGTAATCGTGTTCACAGTGAATcgcagacatgttttaaataaagtaGCTTCAGTGCAAAACTGTTTGGGAGCTGCTGCAtaacaaattcaaatttatttcaTTGGTATCAACAGACTGCATAAGCTTTACAGTTTAAGAGTaataattcaaatattttaggaaaaacaacacaattaagCTTTTTATGtaaaaggattttaaaatgaaacttggaTGTTGATCTTAACAGTCACTTATCTTTATGTATAATTacggtttgtgtttgttttgttgtgggTTCCTTGCAGTTCATGAATGCATTCAAATCTTGCACAAGTGGGTTTACGTGTCTGTGAGAGACGAGGAAAGCGGAAAGAGAGAGCAGTAACTTCCTCTTAGTGATAGGAATCAGTGCTCTCATTGCACAAGCaggtgaaaaaaacaaccatgtTACTTTCCTACATCAACAAACATGTCCTCTCTCATGTGTTTGGTTGCTTTTAGACGCTTGACGGCGGGCAGAACGTCATCCAGCTGGAGACGGCGGTCGGCGCCGCCATCAAATGCTTCGACAACGCCATGGGCATCAACGTCCCCCGCAGCCGCTTCCTGCCTGTAAAGACCACGTCCGACCTGCTGCTGGTCATGTCCAACCTGTACAGCCTGGACGCCGGCTCGCTCACCATGAGCCCCAAGAGAGAGTTCCCAACAACGCCGCACGTCAAACTGGGCAGCTCCTTCACCAAGGTAACGCTCCGTATGGAGAcggtgaaaatgtaaaaacgtGTTTGATACTAAAAGTTTGCACCTCTGTGTCCTCAAATGCAAAAATTTCTAGATGTCAGAAAGACATTATTTGATATTATTGTCCAAACTAGAATTTAAAGTATTATTTGTGggttaaaatgttttgctgaagGATCCGCTGGGCTGAAGTGATTAAATAGATCCTAATTCTTAAAACACTGTTgtcttctctgtgtctgtgttcaggttCAGGAGTATCTGACCCGCTTCGAGAGCATCCCTGACATGCTGGAGCTCGACCACCTGACTGTGTCTGGAGACGTCACCTTTGGGAAAAACGTTTCGCTCAAGGTAAACATTTTCACTTAAATGAagctttaaagaaaaagataatTTTCCTTTATGGAGATCTCTGTATTGTAAACCAGCATCACTGTAGACTCATGAATTACATTTGGGTTTTAAAAGGTTTCAGGGGCTCAAATGGCACAACAtgaaatttgtatttgttctaAATGTGCAGTGTGATAACCCAGAAAGACTATTGCATTATTTATTCTGGTGCCCACGCTGATGCTACGAGATGCTAGAGGTGCACTGTGGGTCTTAAAATGGCCTCAAACCTCAAGTGATTTTGACTCGCTGCCTCTTTTAgttttcatattcattcatGTGGTGCAGAAACACCCTGGGCAGAGATAAATCTTATAATTTCACTGACCTTTCTCTGTAAAGGAAGTGTAATCCTGAGAGATTATAATCTGGTTGTGTGTTTTAACAAAGGTGATGCAAAAACCATCGAGTGAATGTAACAGAAGCTTTCAAGTCTTTGAAAGAAACAGGTCGTGGTGGCAGGTTGCTGAGCCTGTCATTGATTTATTGCTTTAATTAAATCCtggtttgaaaatgtcaccatgTCACCCTTCCACGTCTGACTGCGCTTGTTTTTTATGTGCTGCTAAACAAAAGCCATCGCTCTTCCCCCCCCTTACAGGGAACCGTCATCATCATCGCCAACCACGGCGATCGGATCGATATTCCAGCCGGCTCCATGCTCGAGAACAAGATCGTATCTGGTAACCTTCGCATCCTGGACCACTGAGGCCTTTCTCACCCCTTCCAACTTCAGCCACCCGCCCTCATCATGTGACCCAGCTAGCTTTATCCCAGTCATGTGACCTGTTTGTCATGTTTACCCGACACCAACAGATTGTTAAGAGGATGTCGCTTTCCCTTGAAGGCTGTGTGTGATTGCATGTGCAGTGCTACTCTGCAGTCCCAACATTAGGAAGTAGTTTACATGGTGGAAGATGGGGGTGTACCGCCCTCTAGAGGCTGTTGATAACATAATATAAACCTCTAATTGTATTAATAATGAGCTAGTCATGGCTGCCACTTTAAAAGATTATGAGCTCAGCACTAGCCTATAATGTAAGTATATTCATGttagagagaaaacaacaaatcagaTTTATTGTCTACTTTTCTTGAACTGTAAAGTATATTTAGGGATACTAACAAGACATCAAAGAACAATCGTCATCCTCATTGTGCACTTAACAGCACTGCTAATGCAATCACATTGTGTACTTACATAAAGAGGTAAAGTCATGGATTGTAAAGCTATGGAAGAGTTTTGGTTGTTTATCTTAAGCACAGAGACTTCACTTTAGTACTTACTATGGATCCAAAATGCAGCTGTTACATGAAAGAAATCACTGGAATAATGTGCAATCAGTCAGTAATCAGTCTATCACAGGGTTCatgcatacaaatacacaacCATTTACACTCGCAGAGCAgtataataataagaagaagataAAATTAAtaagtcaaataaaaatataataaataagtGTACCTCAGACAAATTAACCCTTCTGATCAATTTTGCGTGATCATCCACCAGAAATTGTTGCCACTGTGAAAAGCTTGTCTCACCAAAACTGTCATAACAAAATCATGTTATATAAGGTTTCGGATTTATAAATTTTTGCCCACTTGTGCAGAACAAGCTGTTAACACAGCGCTAATACTGATTATCACATTATAAAGTTGATATTGCAAACAGTCGCCTATTTACACAGAcaaagagcaacattagcatttacgTGGGGTCTTGTATCTTCCCACCTGATGATTATTAATCCAAAATTTACTCTACTTTTCAAGtcttgagaaaaatatctgtctctttaccTGCTAAACGCTCCGCCGTGTTCACCAGCTGGTTATTGCAGTTTGGTGCAGAGctgaaagacagtaaaatgctctgtagagaAGAGATGAACCGCAaagtcgggtgataattctctgtgaaaCCTTCAACATACGTGTAGTCATTTGAGCTGTTGTTGATATAAAGATACTGACTGGAGCAGCTTTCAGTTACAGGACAACAACAGTACAACAGGAATTAGTGGAGCCTGAAGTGAAGTCTGTGCCAAGAAATAAATTGCTAATATTTTTCCAGAGCAATGACAACTGTGACTTCCACTAAATAGAGCGTAGAACATACTTCCACTGGATATATTTACACCTCCAGTGTCCAGAATAACCTGAGAAGCTCCCAGGAGTTTGTGCCATAGAGGAGAAACAAAACGTTACCCATGTGATGCCTAAACAACCTCTGTCTGCTTGTTGCTCTTGAGCTTTTTCATGATGTTCCTGTTTGAAGACTGTAATGATCATATCCAGGCAAGATCACAATGTCATGAAATGTATGTAATAACTGAAATTATATCGCTTTAAATTGAAGGCCTTTCTTTTTTGTACAGTCCCTGTATGATGTTGGAAAATATCACAGTGTTGTGcgttattttctgtttttatccagTATGTGTGCTCACATGTTTTATGAAACCTGATGCCTCCATTTCGGTGTCAAACCTCTCCTGTTGCCTCTGTCCATCCCGCCATCCAGCATTAACTCTTCACACAAAGCAAGACAGGAGGTGCAATATTATCTGCAGTGTTggttttacacacatacatacacacacacacacacagacacagagtcagcatttttaaaacatgcacacaaagttTCAGTGTGAGAATACTTGAGTTGGGTCTGACATATTTGCGGACCAGGAGCCTGAAAGCAATAAGTGTTGATCTGTGACAGTGACGAGGTCTCAGCCCAGTTCTGCCTCCTCAGAGCTGAATAAAGTGCAATATGAAATACTGAACGTGTGTCATCTGTTGTGTCTTCACAGTCACTTCATCCAGAACAAGAATTTAGTCCAGTGTCATTTCCACTGAGATGaccaaaccattaaaaaaattaacttaTTGATACATGCCAGAATACAAATGGAAATTAGAGTATGTAGTGATTATGTAGGAAGCTTGtcgaggggcagcttccaggagctaaccaatcacaacagagtgggctcatcagtaggagacaggagctaaaacagcctgtttcagataGAGGCTGATCTGAGGGGCTACAtaaaataaggagtttttaaatgcaaatgatGCAACGATATTCCAGGTCCACATTTCcaaacctggaaatgtgcaccGTACTTCCTCTTTATAGGagaacaacagtcaggtgtccatatgaacagtgaaagaggctttcctcgctgtaatcaatgtatttaaaagtttatctggagcttatatgaggcttcagcagtctgagttagtggatatctgacacatttactgtgtttttagcatcaaattccctctttgtgtttccctgttgagctgtggtggaagtatagtaacaaaaagagggactttggcactaaaaagactgcaacGTTGAAAGaaatctacttgatttgactcatttggacgactgaagcttcatattagtttcagataaacttttaaatacatttttgcacagaaggaggactagATTTTgcctcccatcacttacattgaaagtgcattataaagggatcttctaacggtcagtatgaacaggaagaaaaacatgttctgaaaaattgtgaacccgtcccGAAATATATACGTATGGGGACTTGGTTCCCACAATGTGACAATCATATATATGTCCCCTCAACATTAGTAAtataagtacacacacacacataaacagtacacagagaaatgtgtcacttttaacactttattGTTTAAAGTTATTACAAAAAAGTGTTTGCTGGAAACATTCGTTGCTTTCGCCTTTACAAGCACAAGGAGACTccggagaggagaagaagaagaagaagaagaagagcgaGTGGAGGGAGGTGGGACGGCTTGATGGACATGtctttgtgtaaaaaaacaacaaacaaactagGTTGAGATAACAGTACAGAGACAGAGTGGAGCCCTTACTCACACACTTTTATatccacagagagagacagacacggTGCCTCGAGAGTCAATGAAACAAAACGAGACTGAGTGAAGGAGAGGCGAGACACAAAATCCAGggtggagatttttttttactgatgagGTATCCTCAGAGGACCTTAgcgctgtatgtgtgtgtgtgtgtgtggatgtgtgtgtgtgtagatgtgacACAggtaaatttttttttttctccctgagGTGAGTTAGTGTGTTGCAGTCCGAGCACTGGGGGGATACCGATGGAGAACTACTGAGTgaacacacaaactgaaaactgtaCACATACAATCATCATGGACACATAAATTACaatctctctcttacacacacaaacacagacacacacacacacgctactGATACCTGCAGTTTTTGACTGAATTCAGACCTCACATGCAGaactgtttctgtcagtttggaAGTGACTCTGATCAGTAAAGCTGCTTCACTGTTGGAGAGTTTCTACAGTACGAGTGTGTGTCTCGCTCTTACGCCGCCTGTGGCTTCATGAGAAGAAGTGGACGAACCGCAGCGACGTTGCAGCGACGTGTTGTGTGTAACGCAGCGGGAATCTTTAATTTGTGCTTTATCACACCCAAATATCAGCAAAATATCAGGACTGCCTTCTTTACagacgtttttttttaacaatctgCTTTATGTGGTTTGGAGCTTCTGTAAAAAAGTACAAACTACTTCactgttttgatgatttttggcattttaagtGAAAAATTACAGTTTGCATACGGTGACAAAcacaccacaaggtccatttagtagctgttgtgGAGCTTATCATCATATCACACAATCTTCCTCAGAGTTCCTCCACCTCCTTGAATTATAGATGCTcaaatttctatttttctgaGCATTATAAGGGCTTCTGGTACAGGCTGGCTTAcaaaattcattattttaattatttcttgtttgtttctgttttcttcagcATGTCAAGTctaattttttgtattttttttaagaagtgCTGTTAGACATTAAGTAAGTTCGATCGCTGTGACGTTCACAGTATCGATGTCATCATTCTGAGATGTTGTGGCTGATATTAGTgagggcggggggggggggtcgtcctttctttgctttttgtaaatcaatacaaaattgatcacaaaaataaatatgccatgtttgtttttgtctcttctctgtctgactgtagACGTGGATTTTAAAGAGAGGACAGTCGTGGCTGAATGATTtgaggaaaatataaaatttcAGACCAATATTGTGATTAAGATTTATATTGCGATCGTTTTCTATAAATAAACTTCAAGGTATTTATTTGTGGTTTACATAGTTTTACATGAGACACGCTCGTACCAACCTTTATCACaaatgtgtcttgttttttttatattcgCAGAAACAGATGAAATCATGCAGTTGCTTGTTACTTAAGTCCTCCGATGTTAATGAACTACAGCTGAGTAAATTTATTGACAGGTTTCATTATAGCTGGTGAAATGTGACATAATCATAATCAACTTATAATTAAAGTCATCAGCAGGTAATCCCTGGTGGGTTCAGGTGAAGAACTGAACTGTAGCGTCTCTGTATTACATTTGGTCGGGATCCTTCGTTGAATGTCATTCCTAATCaatctctcccctcatttcttGTCATTTCGCTTTCAAATACaaggcataaaatgcccccaaatatataaaaataaataaataaaatcccCTCTCTTGTGATAAAATGATTGCTCTCTTTCTAATGGctattttgatataaaaacaacTAATAATTTAGCATTAAGGTGGGAAAAACTGGTCgatttttcttcagaaaatcaACCAAGTTCACATAAAAGTTGACTTTTCTCAGACAGACTGGTTAGGAGGAAATAAATAAGCAGCCAATGTGTGCACAGACCGTATTAAACCCGACAGCAGAGAATGGTTTCTTTTGGTTATTTGGCCACctcacaaaatgaaatgttaattgAACTCCAGGTCTTTATTTGTGGTCTGGTTCATAGTTTTAAATAAGATAGGCTTGTACCGAACATTACCACTAATCGATCTGTCGGCCACAGTGGACAGCTGGTGAGATCATCCTCTTTCAAATTGCAATTTTGATACAAAAGCAATGAATCATTCAGCCAGTGTGTTATTAGTTAttagaatatataaatatatgagtTATCATCAGAGTTTTCACAGAAGAACAGGCAGCCTTGATATTttgtacacacactgtagagCACATTCGTCGCCCCTAAAATACTCCATGAGGATCTCCTTAGTACTGTTTGAAAAGCACAAATTAATATGAAGCCCtgataaattcacacacacacacacacacacatccataaaGAGGATTTTGCAGCTTGGATTAAAGAAATGAAgccatgcatgtgtttgtgagcaTCAAACCTGAGTCAAACGGCTACAGttgtcttttgtcttgtttatcaGATGGACGGAGCTTCTTGCATGATAAGAATTAAAgtaatagaagaagaagaagaagaagaagagaagcaaACCGAAATGCCTTCTACTGTTTCAACTTCTCGTTTGCATCCATGTAATTATGGCAAATCACATGCCTGAAATGGTAAAGAGGAtctgtgctgtgttgttttcagccTCCAGTAGGACACACAGTCACTCATAGATTACCACAATACTGGCAAAAGTCATtcacttcatttaaaatgtctgtgGTAGCTAAAAAACGTTGTTACAAGAAAAGTGGAGCATAACTGAGCTTTTAGCTTAATGCAAAGATTAATACTGATCAGAATACTGTATCTGGCAAAATGTTGACCATTAATCTGACTGTGACTGTGCACTTGAGCCCCAAACA from Thunnus maccoyii chromosome 14, fThuMac1.1, whole genome shotgun sequence includes these protein-coding regions:
- the ugp2b gene encoding UDP-glucose pyrophosphorylase 2b isoform X3 → MAQFQEMMRQQLESSMHTELEKLLDTATGAEKEVSKKDFEGFKNLFHRFLQVKGPSVEWIKIQRPPEDSIQPYDKIAARGLPDSVADSLNKLVVVKLNGGLGTSMGCKGPKSLISVRNENTFLDLTVQQIEHLNKTYNTDVPLVLMNSFNTDEDTKKILQKYTHHRVKIHTFNQSRYPRINKESLLPVSTNLSMTGQSAEGWYPPGHGDIYASFYNSGLLDQLIAQGKEYIFVSNIDNLGATVDLHILHHLVSQPNGKRCEFIMEVTDKTRADVKGGTLIKYDGKLRLLEIAQVPKAHVDEFKSVSKFKIFNTNNLWISLAAIKRLQEQKAMDMEIIVNPKTLDGGQNVIQLETAVGAAIKCFDNAMGINVPRSRFLPVKTTSDLLLVMSNLYSLDAGSLTMSPKREFPTTPHVKLGSSFTKVQEYLTRFESIPDMLELDHLTVSGDVTFGKNVSLKGTVIIIANHGDRIDIPAGSMLENKIVSGNLRILDH
- the ugp2b gene encoding UDP-glucose pyrophosphorylase 2b isoform X1, yielding MALYVEGLLKRRGLPDDGLSKGVANGGMAQFQEMMRQQLESSMHTELEKLLDTATGAEKEVSKKDFEGFKNLFHRFLQVKGPSVEWIKIQRPPEDSIQPYDKIAARGLPDSVADSLNKLVVVKLNGGLGTSMGCKGPKSLISVRNENTFLDLTVQQIEHLNKTYNTDVPLVLMNSFNTDEDTKKILQKYTHHRVKIHTFNQSRYPRINKESLLPVSTNLSMTGQSAEGWYPPGHGDIYASFYNSGLLDQLIAQGKEYIFVSNIDNLGATVDLHILHHLVSQPNGKRCEFIMEVTDKTRADVKGGTLIKYDGKLRLLEIAQVPKAHVDEFKSVSKFKIFNTNNLWISLAAIKRLQEQKAMDMEIIVNPKTLDGGQNVIQLETAVGAAIKCFDNAMGINVPRSRFLPVKTTSDLLLVMSNLYSLDAGSLTMSPKREFPTTPHVKLGSSFTKVQEYLTRFESIPDMLELDHLTVSGDVTFGKNVSLKGTVIIIANHGDRIDIPAGSMLENKIVSGNLRILDH
- the ugp2b gene encoding UDP-glucose pyrophosphorylase 2b isoform X2; its protein translation is MALYVEGLSKGVANGGMAQFQEMMRQQLESSMHTELEKLLDTATGAEKEVSKKDFEGFKNLFHRFLQVKGPSVEWIKIQRPPEDSIQPYDKIAARGLPDSVADSLNKLVVVKLNGGLGTSMGCKGPKSLISVRNENTFLDLTVQQIEHLNKTYNTDVPLVLMNSFNTDEDTKKILQKYTHHRVKIHTFNQSRYPRINKESLLPVSTNLSMTGQSAEGWYPPGHGDIYASFYNSGLLDQLIAQGKEYIFVSNIDNLGATVDLHILHHLVSQPNGKRCEFIMEVTDKTRADVKGGTLIKYDGKLRLLEIAQVPKAHVDEFKSVSKFKIFNTNNLWISLAAIKRLQEQKAMDMEIIVNPKTLDGGQNVIQLETAVGAAIKCFDNAMGINVPRSRFLPVKTTSDLLLVMSNLYSLDAGSLTMSPKREFPTTPHVKLGSSFTKVQEYLTRFESIPDMLELDHLTVSGDVTFGKNVSLKGTVIIIANHGDRIDIPAGSMLENKIVSGNLRILDH